GCCTGACCGCGGGGGGTGAGATCGAGCGATTCCAGCAGCCGCAGGTACCTGACCGCGTCCCGGGCCTCCGCCGCCGTCAGCAGGGGGAGACGCGGCTCGCCCGCGTCGGGGTAGTCACCGGTCACGGGCTGTTCGTCAGTGTCCACGAAGGGACCAACCCCGGGCGAGGCCTCCAGGACACGACCGGACGGTCAGGCGGTCTTCCGGCGGGTCGTCTTCTTCGCCGCGGTCTTCTTGGCCGGGGCCTTCTTCGCCGCCGCTGTCTTCTTCGCCGCGGTCTTCTTCTTCGGCTTCGGCATCTCGTGCACGGTGGCCGGCCCGCCGCTCTCGCCGCGACCTTCCTTCGCCTTCGCCACCGACGCCTCCAGCGCGGCCATGAGGTCGACCACCGGAGCCGTCGCCGTCTCCTCGCCCTCGGGCGCGGCAGGCTCGCGGTGCTCGGCCTTCGCGCTGATCACCTCGGTGAGGGCCTCGGTGTAGTGGTCGGTGACGTCCAGGTCATCGAGCGAGGCCACGGTCATCGTCTCCATCAGCGTGAGCGCGCCCTCGATCTCCTTCTCGCTGACGTCGGTCTCCGGCGGTGCGAGTTCGGCCGGGGAGCGGATCTCGTCGTCCCAGTGCAACCCCTGGATACTCAGGGCCTCGCCGACCGGGCGCAGCAGTCCGAGGCGTTCGCGGCCGCGCAGGGCGTACTTCACCACCGCGACCTTGTCGGTACGGCTGAGGGCCTGGCGCAGGAGGGTGTAGGGCTTCGAGGCCACCTCGCCCTTCGGGCGGGCGTAGTAGTCCCCGGCGCCGAAGGCGACGGGGTCGACGCTGTCGGCGTCGATGAACGCGACGACCTCGACGGCGCGGGCGGTGGGCAGCGGCATCCCGGACAGATCGTCCTCGGTGATCGGGATCAGCTGGTCCTTGGAGACCTCGTACGCCTTGCCGATGTCGTCCTCGGTGAGGACCTGGCCGTCGATCTCGCACCGCTTCTGATAGCGCACCCGCCCGCCGTCCTCCACGTGGACCTGCCGGAAGTGCACATCATGCGACTCCGTCGCCGGCTCCAGAGTGATCGGCACGGTCACCAGACAGAAGCTGATGGCGCCGTTCCACATGGCTCGCGGCATCGAGTCGCACTCCTCGAAGGACGGCCCCCCTGGGCTCCGACCTCAGGCTAAGCAGACCCGACCCGTGATCGCATGCCCCGGTGAGCAGAACGGAGCCAAGCTGGCTTGGTACGCGAGAACGGGAGTCGTTCGTCGGCGGCTTCGGGAGTCACCGCGCGGACCCGTCGCTTGATCAATGTCGATGAGTTCGGGAGTCACTCACGGCCGGGTGGGCGGTTTGGGGGCCACCCCTCGGTGAAGGCCCTGAGTTGCCGCCGTTGGCGGGCCGATGTCGTAGACCAGGCCCTCGATCTCGGCGTCGTGCCGCTGGCGCAGTTCACGTCAGGGGAGCGGATAGATTGGTGGCACTTTGTCCGCATGCACGCACTGAGATCAACTAACTGTGACCGACGCGACCCCTGAGATCACTGACCCCGAGATCATGCTGCTCGCTGAGAAGGTCTTCGACCTGGCGCGACATGGAGATACCGACGCACTCGCCGCGTATGTCGACGCTGGAGTTCCGGTCAACCACACCAACGATCAAGGGGCTTCGCTGCTTATGCTGGCCGCTTATCACGGTCATGACGCTGCCGTGATCGCGCTCGTGGAGCGCGGTGCCGACCTAAATCGCACCGACGCCAAGGGGCAGACCCCTCTGTCTGGGGCCGTCTTCAAGAGCGAGGACGAGGTCGTGCGGACCCTGCTGGCGCATGGGGCGGACCCCTCTGCCGGGACTCCGTCCGCCATCGAGGTGGCTAACATGTTCAGCCGACAGGACCTGCTGGAGCTGTTCACAGGCAAGTAGCGAACTCCCTGCTCTGGGGCGCAGTCACTGCTTCGCTCCGGCCCGGTGGCCGGCGAACGGCCGGCCGGGCCGGGGCACCGTTCAGCTGGGAGAACGGCCGGGGTCGCGGTCGGTACGTCGGCGCAGTGTGCGGGACCCTCGCGGTTGCCGCCACGATTTCCTCGACCACCGCGGATGCCACGCCGGTGCACGCACAGATCGGGCGGACCGCCACTCTCGCTCCGGGTGCTGTGGCCGGAGCGAGGATTCCCGTGCCGCCGGTCGGCGCCAGCAGCCCGATCAGCATGTACGCGGCCAATGTGCCGCTGAGGCTCAATGTTTTCGCTACGCTCACCCTCGACTTCAAGGGCGGCATCAACCTGAAGACGAGGGCCGCCACGGAGGACGGGGCCCTGTTCGAGGTGGAGGGCTTCCGGGTGGAGGCGGACACCAGCCCGAGCACCCCCGACAGCGGAACCCTTATCGCCATGACGCTGTCGGACAGCAAGCTCACGCCACTGAGCGTGCTGCGGCCCTCCAGCAGCAGCGGCTCGGAGATGCTCATCTACATGAACCTCACCGTGGAGGTCACCGACAAGGCCACCGGTGAAACCATCCAGACGCTGCACATGGACCCGACGAAGTACGCCACGCTGCGGGCGACCGACGTCAAGTCCTTCCCCCTCAACAACCAGCTCTTCTCGCTCCAGGAGCCGGTCTCGTTCTTCGAGAAGGGCAACTCCGAGAGCCGCGGCACGCTGGAGGCCTTCGACGCCATCTTCAACCAGAGCGCCTAGCTGTATTGATCACGAGCGTTGTTGACACCGGTCGGGTCTTGAACATGACGAAGACCTCCGGTGTGGTGGGAGCTGTCTAGGAACTCACCGCACGGAGGTCTTCGTGTCCCACCGTAATGCCCGGCTGACCGTCGGTAGGCGCTTGCTGGTCGAACGTGTCTGCTCAGGCCGTCCGGTCGCCCATGTGGCGGCCGAGATGGGCATCTCCCGGGCCACGGCTCACAAGTGGATGCGCCGGTGGCGGGCCGAGGGCGACACCGGTCTGTATGACCGGTCCAGCCGACCTCGCTCGACCCCGCACCGCACACCTGCCGCCGTCGAGGAACAGGTCTGCGGCCTGCGGCGGAGCCGCAAGCTCGGGCCCGCCCGGATCGGCCCGATCCTGGGCCTGCCGGCATCCACCGTCCATCGGATCCTCACCCGCCACCGACTCAATCGGCTGGCCTGGCTCGACCGCCCGACCGGCACCCCGATCCGCCGCTACGAACGCGAACATCCCGGCGAGCTGATCCACGTGGACGTGAAGAAACTCGGCCGGATCCCCGACGGCGGCGGCCACCGCGTGCTGGGCCGCGACGCGGGCCGACCCGTCCGCGGCATGGGCTTCGACTACGTCCACTCCGCGGTCGACGACCACTCCCGCCTCGCCTACAGCGAGATCCACCCCGACGAGAAAGTCGCGACCTGCGCGGCCTTCCTGACCCGCGCGGCCACCTTCTTCCACGAGCACGGCATCACCCGCATCGAGCGGGTCCTGACCGACAACGCCTGGGCCTACCGCAAGGGCCTGGCCTGGAAGGCCGCTCTGGCCGACCTCGGCGCGACCGGCAAACTCACCCGCGCCTACCGGCCCCAGACCAACGGCAAGGTCGAACGCTTCAATCGCACCCTCCTCGACGAGTGGGCCTACCTGCGGCCCTACACCTCAAACAACGAGCGGACCGCAGCCCTGGCAGACTTCCTCCACACCTACAACCACCACCGCTGCCACACCGCACTCGACGGACACCCGCCCATAAGCCGTGTCAACAACCCTGCGGGTCAATACACCTAGCCGGTGGACTGACGCGGGAAGCGACCGGCTCGAACGTCGATTGAGGGGCCCCTGCGACCAGGTGGCGGTCACAGGGGCCCTTGGGGTGCCAGGGGTCAGCCCAGGCGGAATTGCTGGTGGTCGCCGTCGCCGCCGGGCCACTGGACCAGGGCGGTGCCGTTGTCGGTGTCCTCACCGTGGACGGACAGGAACAGGCCGCTGTTGAGGTTCTGCAGGGCGAAGTACTCGTTGTCCTTCTGCACCAGGCGCCACTGCTGGTGTTCCTTGCCGGCGGTGTAGCCCCACTGCACGATCGCGGCACCGTTGTCATGGCTCTCGGCGTTCACCGACATCGCCTTGTTGCTGTGCACAGCACGGACGACGTAGTAGCCGCCGCTGGTGGCCTCCAGGTTCCACTTCTGGTGATCGCCATCGGCGAAGGGCCACTGCACGACCTCGGTGCCGTTGTCCTTCTTCTCGCCACGGACGGACACGGCCTTGTCACTGTGACGGGCGATCAGTGCGGCGGTGAAGACAGCAGCCATGGGGGTCCTCATTCCAGGAGTGGGAAGACCAAGCCGGGGGTGTGCCGACCTGGCCGTGATGCCGGGCCCACCCTGCCAGCCACATCCACCCCGAAACGCCCTGATCGGGGCGAAACCGCCCTCGCTGGCGAAGTGGAGGCACTCCGGGACCAGGTTTGCGCGGGCGCACAACCGGCCCTCTCCTATGGCCCCCGCTCGCCCGTCCATCCAGAGGACCACCCCAATTGCTTCCGACCGGCCGGACAAGCCATCTACGAGGTCAACGGTCTGACCAGTGGCCACTCCAAGAACCTTCGACACACGGCCTAGGAGCCTTCGCGTTAGTGTGCCCTGCGCGTCGCGCAGCTCAGCCAGGGTGGTGCCGGTGCTCTCCTCGTAGGTGTCGGCGCTGTACCTGTGATAGCCGGCGAACATGGACTGGCTCCAGCGACGTCGGCCGCGGAATCGGTTGGCACCCACAGCCACGGCCCAGTTGCCGTGGTAGCCGAGCGTCCACCTTCGGCGGGCTGCAGAAGAACGTTCTCGACCGCAGGAAGTGGGCTACCCGCGAGAACCTGCGGTTCGCCATCGTGACCTGGATCGAGCGGACCTACCACCGCCGTCGCCGGCAAGGCGCACTCGGCTGACTGCCCCCCGTCGAATCCGGGACTGTCATGACCACACCGGCCTTCCAGGCCGCGTGACTGAGCCTGTCACCCGAACCTGCGTCAGACCCGCTCGGCTTCCGCCTCGGATGCCGTGTTGCTCTATGGGGTGCCATAACGGATGTGACGCCCCCCACCGGAGGTAGTCAGCGTATGAGTTCAAAGCGCAGCAAGAATCCAGCCCTGCCCGTACTTGACGACGCGTTCCGGCTCGAGTCGGTCAAGGACGCCGAAGAGTCCACCCGTGACTTGGCCGCGCGGCTGGCCACCACCGAGCTGCGCCGTGTTTCCCACCCGGGCCGGGTCACCTGGGAGCCCACCGATCAGGCCGAGCCCGTTCCGGTCCCGCCGACCGTGGTCGACGGTGACGGGGACCTGTGGCTGCGGGACCAGGGCACTGGCACCTGGACCATGCCCGAGTTCAACCCGAAGGAGTTCCCGGACCGCTGTGGCGAGGTCTTGACGTGGAACCAGCTTGCCTGCGAGTTCGGCCCGCTTACCGCACTGGCCGACGACCGCCGCATCGGCGGCGGCCGGCGCCGCTGACCGCGCAGCCTTCGCCCGGATCGCAGTGTCGAAATCATGTCTCGATCCTGCACTCCCTTGGGATCAGGCAGACTCAGGAACGCCGGATACAGGCCAGCCCGGGTATCGCCCTGAGCACCCCGCTGACTGCCTTCCGTAGCCTCTGGTCCTGATGTGCTTCCCTGTCCAAGCGACCGAGCAGTCAGGCAGGCTAAGCGTCTCTGCATGGCGGCGGCACCCGGCCTGCTGCTCCATGGGGCGACCGAGCGGGAGACAGCGGTGCACCACAACAGACGAGAGCCGCGCGCAGTCGCGCAGCCCTCGTCCGGTGCGTGTCCATTGCCTCTGGAACGCCGCCTGGCTTGAGTCGTTCGGGTCGCCCGCTACCGGACTGTCGGGAAGCGGAGCCGATCTCGGTACCCGCAGGCGGAGGCGGTGAGGGTTACGCCGGGGTGATGTTCTCCGCCTGCGGGCCCTTCTGGCCCTGGGTGACGTCGAACGTCACCATCTGGCCCTCCTGCAGCTCACGGAAGCCCGAGGAGTTGATCGCCGAGTAATGGGCGAAGACGTCCGGGCCGCCGCCGTCCTGGGCGATGAAGCCGAAGCCCTTCTCGGCGTTGAACCACTTCACAGTTCCCGTAGCCATGTCTCATGCCTTCCAGTCGATGAACGCCCCCCACAACATGCGGAAAGGCGGAGGTGATCGCCCTGGTTCCTGCGGCACAGCACAGCAAAAAGCCCACGCCTGAGGCGTGGGCAAAGGGAACTTCCGAACCACGACAGCTGACCCAGACGCTACACGCCCGCACACGCTGTCACCATAGGAAACGGGTACACGTCGTCCTTGGCGGGTGCGGGCAGGCCGGCGAGGTGCGACAGTCGCGCCCCTCGTTCAAGCCGCGGCCGTTGAATCTGCCGTTTCGGCGGCACGGCGGTGTTCGGCATTGATGCGCTGGGCCTCTTCGAGCTGGTCCTCGAGGATGACGATCCGGCAGGCGGCCTCGATGGGGGCGCCCTGGTCAACGAGTTCCCGGGCGCGGGCGGCGATGCGGAGCTGGTAGCGGGAGTAGCGGCGGTGGCCACCCGGGGAGCGCAGCGGGGTGATCAGGCGGTGTTCGCCAAGCGCGCGGAGGAAGCCGGGGGTGGTGCCGAGCATCTCGGCGGCCCGGCCCATCGTGTAGGCGGGGTAGTCGTCGTCGTCGAGACGGCCGTACGAGTCGTCTGCTGTCATTTCACCTCTCTGTGGAACGCGTGGAGGGGCCCGGGTGCCGTACTGGCACCCGGGCCCCGAAGGAACTGCTACACCATCTGCCGGCCCTGATGCTGCACCGGCCTTCTGTGTCCGCAGACCCGACCTGAATGCTGTCGGGGGTGCGGGGATCGCGGTTGCTTGACCGGAGACCACCTCACTATCGATGTCCTGCGGTACCCGGGCTCAAGGCATCTGCCCGGGCGATCCTGATGGTGCTCGGCTCCTCCGTTCTTCCCTCCGGGTCAATCACTTACCAAACGGGAACTGCGTACTGCTGGTGTTGCGTACTGCTGGCGGCCTGCCACAGCGCCACTTCGGCAGCCAGCCCCGTCGCCCGTCCTACGTCTGCTCTGGCTTAGAACCCCACTGCCGAACCTCCCGGTGCGCGCGCCCACAGCCGACGCCTTCACCGAGGTACTGCTCACTGACTTCACCGCTGGGTACTGCGGTACTTCTCACGGCGGCCCCTGATCACTGCGGGCCACCCGGTCCGGTCACCAGTCCCGTCGCCGTCCTGCAACCGCTCTGGCTTCGAAACTCCATCACCGCACCGTCCTGCGAACTGCAATTGCGGATACTGCCGCCCGGCAGTTCATCTCTGCCGGGCCCTGCGGTCCTTCTTGGTTACGAGAGAAACCATAACCACACCATCGCCGAATGTCTACTGTGGCCAACATAGATTTCCGCGCGTCCGGCGATGAGGTAATCGACCTCGAACAGCGACACTGAGGGGCGCAGGGGCGGCCCCCGCCGGGTTGACCGCCATCGGCCGGGGCACAAGTACGGACAGACAGAACCGGGTATTGGCGATCGAGAGACCAAGGTGAACCTGATGGACGCGATGAGCGTCGATGTCGCAGCCGCCCGCTCCACCGCCTCCATCGCCGACGCCCGCGAGCGCACCCGGACCTTCCTCGACGGCCTCGTACGCCCGATCGGAGGTGGCGCTGCCGACACGGTGGTCCTGGTCGTCTCGGAACTCGTCACCAACGCCCTGCGCCATGCCGGCGGCACCTGCACCCTGGACCTGACCGCCCACCCGGACAGCATCGAGGTGGCCGTCCACGACCCCAGCCGGCAGGCGCCGCGCATGCGCACCCCCGACCTGAACGGCGGCACCGGAGGCTTCGGCTGGCCCATGGTCAACCGCCTCGCCCGCACCACCCACGTCACCGCCACCCCCAGCGGCGGCAAAACCGTACGCGCCTACCTGCCCCGCTAGGCGGTGTCTTCAAATGATCACCGTTGGTGGATCATGGTGTCGTGATACGTCGTCATGAACTGTCCGATGCCGAGTGGGACTTCGTCCGGCCGTTGCTGCCCGAGTCGCTGCGGGGGCGGAAGCGGCTGGACGACCGCAGGGTCCTGAACGGGATCGTGTGGAAGTTCCGGACCGGGACGGCCTGGCGAGATGTACCCGAGCGCTATGGTCCGTGGGCCACGCTGCACACGCGTTTTCGCAGGTGGGCGGCGGACGGCACGTTCGACCGCATGCTGCGGGCCGCGCAGGCGAAGGCTGACGCGGCGGGCGACGTCGACTGGCTGGTGTCGGTCGATTCCACGGTCGTCCGAGCTCACCAGCATGCGGCCGGGGCTCGAAAAGGGGGCTCCGCGACCCCGCCCTCGGCCGGTCCAGAGGCGGTCTGACCAGCAAGATCCACCTGGCTTGTGACGGCCGTGGCCGTCCGCTCGGCTTCGTCCTCACGGGCGGCAACACCAACGACTGCACCCGGTTTACCACCGTGATGGAGACGATCCGGGTG
This sequence is a window from Streptomyces sp. NBC_00691. Protein-coding genes within it:
- a CDS encoding cold-shock protein, whose amino-acid sequence is MATGTVKWFNAEKGFGFIAQDGGGPDVFAHYSAINSSGFRELQEGQMVTFDVTQGQKGPQAENITPA
- a CDS encoding RICIN domain-containing protein, yielding MAAVFTAALIARHSDKAVSVRGEKKDNGTEVVQWPFADGDHQKWNLEATSGGYYVVRAVHSNKAMSVNAESHDNGAAIVQWGYTAGKEHQQWRLVQKDNEYFALQNLNSGLFLSVHGEDTDNGTALVQWPGGDGDHQQFRLG
- a CDS encoding helix-turn-helix domain-containing protein, producing the protein MTADDSYGRLDDDDYPAYTMGRAAEMLGTTPGFLRALGEHRLITPLRSPGGHRRYSRYQLRIAARARELVDQGAPIEAACRIVILEDQLEEAQRINAEHRRAAETADSTAAA
- a CDS encoding ATP-binding protein — translated: MDAMSVDVAAARSTASIADARERTRTFLDGLVRPIGGGAADTVVLVVSELVTNALRHAGGTCTLDLTAHPDSIEVAVHDPSRQAPRMRTPDLNGGTGGFGWPMVNRLARTTHVTATPSGGKTVRAYLPR
- the ku gene encoding non-homologous end joining protein Ku yields the protein MPRAMWNGAISFCLVTVPITLEPATESHDVHFRQVHVEDGGRVRYQKRCEIDGQVLTEDDIGKAYEVSKDQLIPITEDDLSGMPLPTARAVEVVAFIDADSVDPVAFGAGDYYARPKGEVASKPYTLLRQALSRTDKVAVVKYALRGRERLGLLRPVGEALSIQGLHWDDEIRSPAELAPPETDVSEKEIEGALTLMETMTVASLDDLDVTDHYTEALTEVISAKAEHREPAAPEGEETATAPVVDLMAALEASVAKAKEGRGESGGPATVHEMPKPKKKTAAKKTAAAKKAPAKKTAAKKTTRRKTA
- a CDS encoding ankyrin repeat domain-containing protein; translation: MLLAEKVFDLARHGDTDALAAYVDAGVPVNHTNDQGASLLMLAAYHGHDAAVIALVERGADLNRTDAKGQTPLSGAVFKSEDEVVRTLLAHGADPSAGTPSAIEVANMFSRQDLLELFTGK
- a CDS encoding IS481 family transposase, yielding MSHRNARLTVGRRLLVERVCSGRPVAHVAAEMGISRATAHKWMRRWRAEGDTGLYDRSSRPRSTPHRTPAAVEEQVCGLRRSRKLGPARIGPILGLPASTVHRILTRHRLNRLAWLDRPTGTPIRRYEREHPGELIHVDVKKLGRIPDGGGHRVLGRDAGRPVRGMGFDYVHSAVDDHSRLAYSEIHPDEKVATCAAFLTRAATFFHEHGITRIERVLTDNAWAYRKGLAWKAALADLGATGKLTRAYRPQTNGKVERFNRTLLDEWAYLRPYTSNNERTAALADFLHTYNHHRCHTALDGHPPISRVNNPAGQYT